In Pygocentrus nattereri isolate fPygNat1 chromosome 30, fPygNat1.pri, whole genome shotgun sequence, the following proteins share a genomic window:
- the senp2 gene encoding sentrin-specific protease 2: protein MYEWIVDGLSSLFVPFSGESLAVWPTNGNGDGKAPLRTSTSETQHQQQEHYRPAKRNYQSVHSPDGVSEDLETKRPRRDVIVQVVKKTFAGIAGLLRLRQHKKCHYANDKEHRGTQVGHIALMGIDEIHSNSLNKWMISGDVKMEKQKEIGFTCKERTVSNFYQNAQSSIKKPDGAILYMGNQDKQREWPHRRSLHLLPSRTGLGLPEMEPPSRTHKPCLAVEEALKESDREHYRKLVEMVSEKYSKNKPLPFGRVKPPNTSFSLDGHKSFNHTAEISKPAPIRVNPSVSVWRGSTSVNCTKDRLVDVACSAPVSGVRDKKPDDLSSKKTVPVDVDLSVEVETRLNLKERETVSVSQTAAQTHEPILDTGRRCDEEFPRLTKEMQHEVSAALAQRDPNLVLSSAFKLRITQRDLATLQEGSWLNDEVINFYLNLVMARSEQEAGGIKVYCFSTFFFPKLHGGGHAAVRRWTKAVDLFLHDIILIPLHLGVHWSLIAVDFRTKSVRSYDSMGQRHGDICNLILMYLKEEYKVKKGKDLEVLKWTVTSMRATEVPQQKNGSDCGVFVCKYADYIARGHPFTFRQCHMPYFRKAMIWEILKQKMLQ from the exons ATGTATGAATGGATAGTTGACGGGCTGTCGTCGCTCTTCGTGCCTTTTTCTGGAGAGAGTTTGGCGGTGTGGCCTACCAACGGTAACGGGGACGGGAAAGCGCCACTGCGAACCAGCACCAGCGAAACACAGCACCAACAGCAGGAGCACTACAGGCCTGCCAAGCGAAACTATCAAAG TGTACACTCTCCTGATGGCGTATCTGAGGACCTGGAGACCAAAAGACCAAGACGAG ATGTGATTGTACAAGTGGTCAAGAAGACTTTTGCAGGGATTGCAGGGTTGCTTCGGCTGCGACAGCACAAGAAGTGCCATTATGCAAATGACAAGGAGCATAGAGGAACACAG GTTGGACATATTGCTCTTATGGGAATTGATGAAattcacagcaacagcctaaATAAGTGGATGATCAGTGGTGATGTTAAAATGG aaaaacagaaagaaatcgGGTTTACCTGTAAAGAGAGGACTGTGTCGAACTTCTACCAGAATGCACAGTCAAGCATAAAGAAACCTGA TGGAGCAATCCTATATATGGGAAACCAAGATAAACAAAGAGAGTGGCCACACAGGAGGTCACTGCACCTGCTGCCTTCTCGTACTGGACTGGGGCTGCCTGAAATGGAGCCTCCCAGCCGCACTCACAAGCCATGCCTTGCAGTGGAGGAG GCGCTGAAGGAAAGTGACCGAGAACACTACAGGAAGCTGGTGGAGATGGTCTCGGAAAAATACTCAAAGAATAAACCACTACCATTTGGACGGGTAAAACCGCCAAA cACATCTTTTTCCTTGGATGGGCATAAGTCCTTTAACCATACCGCCGAGATCAGTAAACCTGCTCCGATTAGAG TCAATCCCAGTGTGTCAGTATGGAGGGGTTCAACTTCAGTAAATTGCACAAAGGATAG GTTGGTTGATGTTGCTTGCAGTGCACCGGTCAGCGGTGTCAGAGACAAGAAACCAGATGATCTATCTTCCAAGAAAACGGTG ccAGTGGATGTGGATCTCTCTGTAGAGGTAGAGACCCGGTTGAatctgaaggagagagagaccgtTTCAGTGTCCCAGACAGCTGCGCAAACACATGAACCCATCCTTGACACAGGGAGGCGCTGTGATGAGGAGTTCCCCAGACTAACAAAG GAGATGCAGCACGAGGTGAGCGCTGCTCTTGCACAGAGAGATCCGAACCTGGTCTTGAGTAGTGCTTTCAAACTGCGCATCACACAGCGAGATCTGGCAACACTACAGGAGGGCAGCTGGCTCAATGATGAG GTGATAAATTTCTACCTAAACCTGGTGATGGCACGCAGTGAGCAAGAGGCAGGTGGTATAAAGGTGTACTGCTTCAGCACGTTCTTCTTCCCCAAGCTTCATGGGGGCGGACATGCTGCTGTCCGCCGGTGGACCAAAGCTGTTGACCTCTTTCTGCATGACATCATCCTCATACCTCTCCACCTAGGCGTCCACTGGTCTCTTATA GCTGTTGACTTCAGAACTAAGTCTGTGAGGTCATATGACTCCATGGGCCAACGGCATGGTGACATCTGCAACCTGATCCT GATGTATCTGAAAGAGGAGTACAAGGTCAAGAAAGGCAAAGACCTGGAAGTCttaaagtggacagtgaccAGCATGCGTGCCACT GAGGTTCCTCAGCAGAAGAATGGGAGCGACTGTGGTGTGTTTGTATGCAAGTATGCTGACTACATCGCCCGTGGACACCCCTTTACCTTCAGACAG TGTCACATGCCGTATTTCCGCAAGGCGATGATCTGGGAGATTCTGAAGCAGAAGATGCTGCAGTAG